CCAAAATCTACGGCTGGCCCACACAGAAGATTGTGCTCAACCTGTGGGGCGGACACACGCAGTTCGACAGCTTTACGGCCACCCCCGGACGGTCCGTGCTGGTGGCCCTGGCCGGGCCCGCTGCGAACTTTGTCCTGGCCGCCGGCGCCTGGCTGATGCTCAATGGTGCCGCCCTGGGCAGTGTCGCCGAGATCCTCACCAACATCTTTATGTGGGCCAATTTCCTCATTGGCGTCTTTAACGTCCTGCCCGGGCTGCCCCTGGACGGCGGCCGACTGGTGGAATCGGTCGTTTGGAAGGCCACCGGCAGCCAGGCCAAGGGCACGGTGGCGGCAGGGTGGGGCGGCCGCCTGATCGTGATCGTACTCGGCTACTGGTTCATCCTCCGGCCGCTGCTTGCCGGCGATTCGCCCGAGTTCAGCCTGCTGATGATTACCGTCCTGGTGGGCGGTTTCCTGTGGATGGGGGCCTCCGCTGCCATCCAGCAGGGAACCCTCCGGGGACGGCTGCACCTGGTCAGTGCGGCGGCATTGTCGACGCCGGCCGTCGGGCTGCCAGCCACGGCGTCAGTCCAGGACGCCCTCCGCATGGGGGCCCCGTCGTCCACGTCGGTAGTGGTCTGCGCAGCAGACGGACGCCCACAGGGCGTAGTGGATCCGGCCGCCCTGCAGTCCGTTCCGGCCGTCGCTGCCCAAACAACTCCTCTTGCGGCCGTGTCCCGCGCCCTTGCCGCCGGGGCGTACGTGCCCGAATGGTCGAAAGGGCAGGAGCTCCTGCACTTCCTGTCCCAGCTGGAAGGCCGGGACTACGCCGTCGTGGACCACAACGGCAAGGTGACCGGGCTGCTCTCTCAGGAAGCCGTGCTGTCCGCCATTACTGGCAGGCGCCCGCGGACGGATGGGCGCCCGCAGGGCAGGAACCGGTAGAGTTACCTGCCGGTCGTGCATTGCCGCCGCAGAAGCCACAATGTCCTCAGGGGCGTTTTCGCGGGGCACAACAGTTTTACAGGAGCGAGGAAAATCATGAGCAGCGAAACTGCCGTCAACGAAGCCGCCGCAGCAGCCCAATCCGGTGTTGCCGCCGGAGGCTCGCAGCCGGTGGGAGCTGCCCGTCGCCGGGGTCCTTTCCGGGAAGGCGAACGTGTCCAGCTGACTGACGAGCGGGGCCGCATGAACACGATCACCCTTGAAAGCGGCGGCGCGTTCCACACCCACCGTGGCTTCCTGAACCACGATGAGATCATCGGCAAGGTGGACGGTTCGGTGGTGGTCAACAACGTTGGCCAGCAGTACCAGACCCTGCGCCCGCTGCTCTCTGATTTCGTCCTCTCCATGCCCCGCGGCGCTGCCGTTGTGTATCCCAAGGACGCCGGCCAGATCGTCACCATGGCGGACATCTTTCCGGGTGCGCGCGTGGTTGAAGCGGGAGTAGGCTCGGGCGCCCTGTCCATCTCGCTGCTCAGGGCGGTCGGAGACAACGGCTACCTGCACTCGTTCGAACGGCGTGAAGAATTCGCGGACATCGCCCGTGGAAACGTGGAAACCATCTTCGGCGGTCCCCACCCTGCGTGGCAGATCACCCTGGGCGACTTCCAGGAGGAAGTTGTCCGGACCGAGGAGCCCGGCTCGGTGGACCGCGTGGTCCTGGACATGCTCGCGCCTTGGGAGTGCCTGGACGCCGTGGCCACGGTCCTGGCACCGGGCGGCGTGTGGATCAACTATGTCGCCACCGTCACCCAGCTCTCGCGGACAGCCGAGGCCATCCGCGCCGACGGCCGGTTCACTGAACCTGACGCCTGGGAATCGATGGTGCGCGGCTGGCACCTTGAGGGCCTCGCCGTCCGCCCGGATCACCGGATGGTGGCCCACACCGGATTCCTGCTGGTTACCCGCCGGCTGGCCGACGGCGTCACAGGCATCTCGGTGAAGCGCCGTCCCTCCAAGACCGAGTTCAATGATGAGGACGTCAACGCCTGGACGCCCGGGGCCGTGGGGGAGCGGCTGGTGTCCGACAAGAAGCTTCGGCGCGCAGCGCGCGACGCGATCGCGGGCACGAACGTCGTGGACACGCCGGAGATCACGAACTAGTCCAAATTTCGGGAGTCTCCATCCCTACCTGCCATCTTGGGGCTAAGGTCTTAATAGAAGCGCAGGAAGGGGCTGATACATCATGGAGACGCCAAACCAGGACTCCGGACGTACACCGGCAGAGCAGTCTGCCGCCAACGACCTCTCGGTTGCCGACCGCCAGGTCAACATCCTCCGGGACAAGCTCAGGCACATCGACCGCCAGTTGGCTGCGGCAACGCAGAACAACACCAAGCTGGTCACCATGCTTGAAGCCGCGAAGGCCGAGATTCTCCGGCTGAAGAACGCGTTGGACCAGGAAGGACAACCTCCCTACAGCTTTGGCACCATTCTTCAGCTGAACCCGCGGCGGCAGCCCTCTCCGGGCAACAGCGGGCAGGCCGCCACGGAAGAATCTGTAGACATCTTTAATGCCGGGCGGAAGATGCGGGTAGGCATCAGCCCGCTGGTGAACATCAACCAGCTGGCGGTGGGCCAGGAAGTCCTCCTTAACGAGGCCCTCCTCGTCGTCGCCGGGCTTGGCTACGAGCGTGCCGGGGAACTGGCCACCCTGAAGGAGATGCTCGGAGCCGACCGCGTCCTCGTGGTGGGACGGGCCGATGAAGAACGGGTGGTCAGGCTTTCCGGGGCGCTCCTGGCCGAAAAGCTCCGCGTGGGCGATGCCCTCTCGATCGATTCCAGGACGGGGTATGCCCTGGAGAAGGTGCCCCGGTCCGAGGTGGAGAACCTGGTCCTGGAAGAAGTTCCGGACATTACGTACGAGGATATCGGCGGACTCGGGCCGCAGATCGAGCAGATCCGCGACGCCGTGGAACTCCCGTTCCTGCACCCTGACCTTTATCGGGAACACGGGCTGAAGGCGCCCAAGGGCATCCTGCTGTACGGCCCGCCCGGCTGCGGCAAGACCCTCATCGCCAAGGCCGTGGCCAATTCGCTCGCCGCCCGCGCCGCAGAGCGCTCCGGAAATGTGGACCTAAAAAGCTACTTCCTGAACATCAAGGGCCCGGAGCTCCTGGATAAGTACGTGGGCGAAACCGAGCGGCACATCCGCCTCATCTTCTCCCGTGCACGGGAGAAGGCATCGGACGGCAGCCCGGTAGTGGTGTTTTTCGACGAGATGGACTCGCTGTTCCGCACCCGCGGCACGGGCATTTCCTCCGACGTCGAAACAACCATCGTGCCCCAGCTGCTGAGCGAGATTGATGGCGTGGAGCGGCTGGACAACGTCATTGTCATTGGCGCCTCCAACCGCGAGGACATGATCGACCCCGCCATCCTTCGGCCCGGCCGGCTGGATGTCAAGGTCAAGATCCACCGCCCGGATGCCGAGGCCGCCGCTGACATCTTCAACAAGTACATCACTACGGATCTGCCATTCCACGAGTCCGACCTCGCGGAACACAACGGGGACGTCCAGGCCACGGTGGACGCGATGGTGCAGCGGACCGTGGAAGCCATGTATTCCACGGACAAGTCGAATGAGTTCCTCGAAGTCACCTATGCTAACGGCGACACCGAAATGCTGTATTTCAAGGACTTCAACTCCGGTGCCGTAGTCCAGAACGTGGTGGACCGGGCCAAGAAGTACGCCATCAAGGACCTCCTCACCATGCAACAGAAGGGGCTCCGGATCGAGCACCTGCTCCGGGCCGTGGTAGACGAATTCCGCGAACACGAGGACATGCCCAACACCACCAATCCGGACGACTGGGCACGCATTTCCGGCAAGAAGGGCGAGCGGATCACGTACATCCGCACCATCGTCCAGGGCAAGGCCGGCCAGGAGCCAGGAAAGTCCATCGAAACAATGCCGACCACAGGGCAGTATCTATGACGGCAGCGCAGGAACCCGCCGCCGGGGGCGCCCTCCCCGTCGGCGGGGCCATGCGTGTCATGGGGGCAGAAACCGAATACGGCATTCATGCCCCGACCGCCCCGTCCGCGAACGCCACCATGATGAGCGCGCGTGTGGTGCAGGCTTACGCCCAGGTGACACGCCAGCGTGCCGCCGGCGGGGCGGAAACCCGATGGGACTATACGGACGAGGAGCCCCTGCATGATGCACGCGGCTGGACTGTGGACAGGGGCTCGGCGCATCCCAGCCAGCTGACTGACCAACCGCCCGTCCTGGACGCGGAAGCGGTGGCGCTGGCCTATGGCCGGGAGGAACTGGAGCTCGACGGCCAGG
This genomic interval from Arthrobacter sp. SLBN-100 contains the following:
- a CDS encoding site-2 protease family protein, which produces MTETAAPARREGIPLGRIAGVPVVLAYSWFVIAAFTVIVYGPVLDQSNRALGASAYIVAFAYAVLLLISVLVHELAHALTAKIYGWPTQKIVLNLWGGHTQFDSFTATPGRSVLVALAGPAANFVLAAGAWLMLNGAALGSVAEILTNIFMWANFLIGVFNVLPGLPLDGGRLVESVVWKATGSQAKGTVAAGWGGRLIVIVLGYWFILRPLLAGDSPEFSLLMITVLVGGFLWMGASAAIQQGTLRGRLHLVSAAALSTPAVGLPATASVQDALRMGAPSSTSVVVCAADGRPQGVVDPAALQSVPAVAAQTTPLAAVSRALAAGAYVPEWSKGQELLHFLSQLEGRDYAVVDHNGKVTGLLSQEAVLSAITGRRPRTDGRPQGRNR
- a CDS encoding tRNA (adenine-N1)-methyltransferase, which gives rise to MSSETAVNEAAAAAQSGVAAGGSQPVGAARRRGPFREGERVQLTDERGRMNTITLESGGAFHTHRGFLNHDEIIGKVDGSVVVNNVGQQYQTLRPLLSDFVLSMPRGAAVVYPKDAGQIVTMADIFPGARVVEAGVGSGALSISLLRAVGDNGYLHSFERREEFADIARGNVETIFGGPHPAWQITLGDFQEEVVRTEEPGSVDRVVLDMLAPWECLDAVATVLAPGGVWINYVATVTQLSRTAEAIRADGRFTEPDAWESMVRGWHLEGLAVRPDHRMVAHTGFLLVTRRLADGVTGISVKRRPSKTEFNDEDVNAWTPGAVGERLVSDKKLRRAARDAIAGTNVVDTPEITN
- the arc gene encoding proteasome ATPase: METPNQDSGRTPAEQSAANDLSVADRQVNILRDKLRHIDRQLAAATQNNTKLVTMLEAAKAEILRLKNALDQEGQPPYSFGTILQLNPRRQPSPGNSGQAATEESVDIFNAGRKMRVGISPLVNINQLAVGQEVLLNEALLVVAGLGYERAGELATLKEMLGADRVLVVGRADEERVVRLSGALLAEKLRVGDALSIDSRTGYALEKVPRSEVENLVLEEVPDITYEDIGGLGPQIEQIRDAVELPFLHPDLYREHGLKAPKGILLYGPPGCGKTLIAKAVANSLAARAAERSGNVDLKSYFLNIKGPELLDKYVGETERHIRLIFSRAREKASDGSPVVVFFDEMDSLFRTRGTGISSDVETTIVPQLLSEIDGVERLDNVIVIGASNREDMIDPAILRPGRLDVKVKIHRPDAEAAADIFNKYITTDLPFHESDLAEHNGDVQATVDAMVQRTVEAMYSTDKSNEFLEVTYANGDTEMLYFKDFNSGAVVQNVVDRAKKYAIKDLLTMQQKGLRIEHLLRAVVDEFREHEDMPNTTNPDDWARISGKKGERITYIRTIVQGKAGQEPGKSIETMPTTGQYL